From the genome of Monomorium pharaonis isolate MP-MQ-018 chromosome 1, ASM1337386v2, whole genome shotgun sequence:
TATTCAGTGTATATTTAATAGCGAATTTAATTGcgttaatatatgtacactaatccaatccaattaaatttgCTACAAGTGTATATTTAAAgcactttaaaaaatgcaaattgctAAAAGATTTTCCAATTCTACGAACTGGTTATGTTTTTGATAAAAAGCACaacatattttgtcatttCGAGTCCTGCCTAGAgatttatacaattaacaccgtaattattttaagaggAACAATTTAGGGAGAGTTTCAAATAGGACGAGGAAGATCCGACAAGCCGCCACAGCCGAGAGCGATTTCGCCGAACGTAATAGCGTTGAAGCGGTTGCGCCTTGAACGCTCGGGCTGCTCGTCCATTTGCATTTTCTCATTTACGTGCGGGGCGATCCTCTTTTTCAAGCGGAAAAACGCAGCGATCCGGCGGTAACTACGATTTCCCGGGGGAAGACAATCCTTTCGCGGATTTTAATTTCGCGAAATTCAAAACGCGCGGACGAATTTTCCGCGCGGTCGCGGATTTTGCGGGGGCGAGAAAGGGAGGAAAAGCACCCCGGGCCGCGTATACTTCATAATCTTTCTAAAGGGGGCACGGAGGCGTGTgctaatgaaaataaatctcTCTCTACGAGTTTTAGCCGCCCTCTCCCCGGAAGGGCCGCCGCGCAATGCAACGGCGCAAAGTTTCACTTCGCGAGCATCTTTGCAATCTAGGCGATCGTTACCATGAGACGAGCACCGGATTTAACGAGGCAATTGGGTTTGTGCATCTAACTAAACACGTGCGTTTAATAATATCTCGCTTTCTCGCTTTAGATTCCATGTTATTGCCGTGTAATATCGGATAAACAACGCGATCGTATCGAACGcaactttctctctcccttcatCATTTCAGTCAATATTGTTCGCGCTAAGTTTTCAACTTtcaaaattactattaatgatgtaaattttttaaggaagATTTTACGAattgcattaaattaaatcgaaatttccaaaattactttattcgGCTTTCAGTCATTATTCAACTTGCATGTCAAATGTTggatgaaataaaatgttacgaACATTGTATGTATGTTCATCTAATATTGatgtagaattaaatttattttaaatgatatatacgtagagtttttttatcatgaaaaaatcgtcacaaaaaattttctgcgCATTACGGtacttttttatcattatgtaCAAGAATAATAAGAGCAATAACAACTTTGTTTTGCTCAAAATGTTTGGAATATGCCGTTGTTGCGCGACTTTGGCGAAACGAAAATCTAATTTCGCCATCGATTCTCAACGTAAGGTACTTCACGTTTTCGGAAATCCCGTGGAAAGCCACTGAATgcgaagagagggagagagagagaaaggtgtCTTTTTCAGTTCAATGTCCTCTGGAATAAATTCGACGCACGCTTCCGACCGGAATCGCGGTCACAATTTAACGCTCACAAAGGCGATATCGAGCGCGCCCGACACGATTTATACAGGCACAAGATGAACGCGAGAAGGAACGCGAGGAGGATACCCGTTCGTACCCAGGCGACGCGAATATCTTCTTTAGCCGTTCCTCGCCGCTGAGACCATTTTGGGATCTGAGAACGATATACACTCTGACATTCGGTAAGCACCGTAGGATCTTCTCCAGCAAAATACGTCCCAACTCGCTGGTGACTCCCGTGAGGAGCACCGCGCGATTCGCGTACCACTCGCACAGAGACATTCTCGATGACTGGGAGCCTGCTCGAAAAGCGAACCGCGATGAACGCGCGAGGCGCTCGATTCCGCCTATGGTGATAGTACCTGTAGTGGAATATCACTCgtgagaaaggaaaaaagacaTCTACATACGTTGACGTACTGTGTATATGTTTTACTATAGGTCAACGGTTGAATCGAACGCGCACGATTCGAGGCGACCAGATTATCGGTAGCTTTGTACAtagtttacaattaaatagtttttgcaatattatatgtaataaataataacatttcacATACACgcaatacaaaagaaaaatatctaataagtataagagaaattttatatatgtaaacgGAAGAAAGTTTAGAATGCGATTATTAATATTCGAGAAATTATTCTGCTTTTTTATGCACTTTATGTACTACAGTGGAATTTATGTACATGCATTCCAAATGCGTTTCTGATGTTTTTACtgcaattatttctttagCATTGTGTAAGCAGTTTCGATTCAACGTTTTTAGCTACATGTGCACATTGTTTCCTAAgaacaacattaaaaattttatgcctTGTTAAATTAATCCCGATCATTTTTTGCAAACACGAAAATGGGTTCTCTTGAAATCACTCGCAAATTACATTAGTAcacaaatattaatctttaattaaatattataaattattaagaaagaaaaCCAAATATAATATGGCAATTAGTTTGACCCAGTAATGTCGATACGTTTCGATTAAACGTGTCCTCATTGTTGCAAGTGTCGGATGATCAATCGAGACAAAGGAATTGAATTGACAAGGAAGTGGCAACGCAAGGAGCTCATCGACATCACTGGTATTTCGATGTAAATGAGAACGACGTTTATTGTAGCTACGTTTACCAAGATTGCCGGTTACGTGGGTTTTACATTACCATAAAATCCGTAGCTTTGTTTGCGGTCGAGTGCTTCATTGAGCTGAAATCAGGCATCACATGTATCTTTGATTTATGATCAAGTAAATTaacgaatataatattttattatcattaatttttaattttgatagcgcgcgcgaataataatatttgtcaggtgaaaaaattaatgtttctttattaatgatttttaatttaatgagaaataacatttaacgttatttgttattttttataacaattattaatagataatTTCAGAACGCAtcgcattttaatttttgtgcatTATGTGACTTCTCgttataagtaattaatttaaaaaaatataacagtcTTCtagacattaaattaaattctagaGATTGATTACATTCCAAAGATGGCTATCTAGGTAAATGTTCTTACGACGTAACAAAATGAGGTCCACTGACGTGAGATTCGAATTGATGTTAGGATGgtcaattaatacaaatacgGCGCGGGAAATATTCGGATTTTTTACGTGTCCGGCTATTCGACGCGCAATTTTCCCGTAACGTCACGCCACACCCGGCCCCGTTTTCCCCCGTCACGGTATTTCCATGTATGAatatgtgcatttttttgtttcagtgCATGTTTCGTTTCATACATGCCCGTTCGCGCGCGCCTGTTGTTTTCAATGTCCAGGTCCGACAAATCGCGCCCGATGGCTCGCTGTTtacgaataaaaaatcaagCCAATTTGAAGCAAACCGTGGTTTTACATGCGGATGAAAATCCGCGAGCTTTTCCGCGATGGCCGTCGCCGAGCATCATAAACGCTGGTCAATGAcgataatatgtataatgatACCATACAGGCAAAGTGCACAAGCGGTCTCGCAcgttaattactttttttgacCAGTCGTGCTGATCGTCCGACATTATTTGAACAAGTATTTCATCATTTATTATGTTTCTGGttaataaatagcataataatatatgctaataatgagatatatatgtatattgataAAGTATCATGACCTAATATCACTcgatttaatgataaaaagatCGATTACatcttacttattttatttatttatttatttatttttaactcatagagtttgatatatttttttactttatgttttatataaaggattataggttaaaattttgaataacacACACAAAGCgtaaaaacaatgcagagagTATTTAGAAAATCTTTCGAAAGTTttcatttaaactttaattaataattatgcttaaattAGAAACTACGTgcataaatcatttaaattgtTGCCGAAAGTGTTATACGACTATAACCATAACGTCGGCTGGTGTGATTGTAAAGATAGAACCGGTTTCGCAGCATTGTATAACAAAGATAGGGATCACATGAAAGTGTTCGCGATTCTTGAAATTGGTAACCGAGTTATGTAAATCCCGACAGTACAACAGTTTGTTTTCTCAATTTTGTGTACTTTACCTTGCGAGATGCacagaaaaggaaaaaaaaacaattaataattaataatattgcacgAGAACATAATTAACTGCTTTCCTTCCACTCACTTTGTGTATTATCCGTTTTTTATCGTAACTatccatttatttaattcgctCCCGCAGGGATGACTGATCCGTACAGTCATTTGGGTTTAGCGAACCCACGGATCCGAGCTCATTATACTGCGGACGCTCATTTACACGTACATTTACACATCATGTATATTCATACACAAATGCACTTTTAcgagtttaataaatatttaagtgaaagtaagatataatttaatttgagagAAAAAATACGAGAGTAAGAATAACAATCTAAACGACACgaagtaaaaaatttggtCATAAAACGTCTTTTAGATGTCTTAAAGatgttttataattcaattttagattttacgTTGTCTGGAAACTAGATATTTAACAGCGAATAGAAtggcaaaagtttattttctatttgtatATCTTAATAACGATATCTtaataacgtaaaaataaattatacagttagtatatacatataaaagcgATCATTCTTCAGGATGCGCGGTCATCAATCTTACCCGTCCAATAAATCGAGATAAACGATTACCAGGCGATCATACCTTGACGAATGATATTATACTTCAGAAATAAGGAAAACCATCGTactttatgcatttatgtatTACACAGAAACGGGAAGTTCCTTTGGCGGAAAGACGTGGCAGTTCTGCCATTCGAACGTGTCGATGAATAAAACAGCATCGCTGTCCCGGCCAGACACTTCTCTCGATTCACctacgtatatttttttatcgtccGGCTCGGACGCGTTTCACGCATACGTTTCGTATGTGTACTGATTTTTCTTCGCGTCGACGGTATTTTTTCATGCcatgaaatttttacaatagcGGAAACAATGAAGTAGCGCGTGACACATGTCACTCATCTCATTCTGCATGGGATGTGTGTAccgcaaaaattttattgttcatgtcgtgaaaataatgaaatacgCTTTAGGGATACattgtttaactttaattaatgcGATATAAATTCACGAGGTTGTCTAATAAatcaatgattttatttttatcgaaattaacGATGACATGATTTCTACATACGATAAAATGCGAGGAAATTAAGCTTTATAATAGTAATGTGCTATGGCATGCATTTGTTTTTAACTTGGCtttgacaaaattaaaaaaaattgtattgtgtttacacatttatttcatatttaataatgaggatatttttcaaaacacaagttatgaattatttattaatctttataaatctttgatgtttctttaaatctttgatataaaaccgtacaattttagaaaagttttattacaaGATTAGCAGACGTAACACGTCATTTGATCAGAAGGGTTAACGCAAAGGATAATTGGCTGTTTTATGAGTCTAACGTCTTTAAGGGTTCACGCCGGCTGTTTCTTCCAAGTGCTTGGCTCCGTCTGGGTTTGTTTTACCGTTATGCTAAGTACACGCTACAGCATGCTCGAGAGCATTGTTTTTCTCTTAGCCAGACAAATAACCGTTAAGGAAAAGGTCGTTTGTGATAGTGTACGAAACACACGGAATTCTCGCTATTACGTGGgcaagattaaaatttgaattattacgGATACAAATTTCTATGTTGCGGCGCATCCTAAGTGGCCGGATATTTCTAAGCGGTAATAATGCACTTTATAGTACTGATACGGATTATGGTGCATGTGTACTGTTATTAAACGATTCGTATCTGTATATAGCGTCTATGTTAATCCGGCAATAGAAACTCCAATAATGTTGTCGTCGAGCTTTTCACAATTTACGCactaatttcattaaataagaCAGCTAtcgtaatattattgtaaattgttttcATCAACGAAAATGTGCATTACCACGTAAATTACTACGGTATTGTAgcgttatattaatttgctaCGAACTTCTTAATTAGCAATtagtcaaaaaattatattctgcaTAAAACCACACAAGtgattaaatataacttttattgaatatatatttggcaattttattaattagtgGTATGCtaaggtattttttattattgataaaaggaaaaacaattattgcaattaatatagaatatttatctacatttatattatatatatttatttatatgatacaAACGAACATATCTTTGTATAAAGTATAcatctaatttataattaatttatatcagaaagattaatgtttataattcctaaattaaattaagaaagcAGATAGATTTATATGACACTATAAAACACAAGAACAATATACTAATTCTGTCGCTACGTATATAGCCACTTCCAGATCTGGTAATGGTTTGGACGATCTTGGTGAATAGACTTCTTGTTTTTACGGGCTCCGGTTCTTTCACGTAACCCTTTAACACTCTATTGATAGCCTGGCTGTAAACGCATTGTCCTACTTTCGAATTATAGATGTAGCCAAGTTGGCAGACGCAGACGTAACGACCGGGCAGATTTAGGCAACTCTCACCAGCATTCCGCGTACAATTGTGTGTGCCTCGGACGCACTCGTTTACGTCGACGCACAGTCCGAATCTGGAAGACCACTCATAACCGCGTTGATGACATTCGCAGCTCACGTTAATCTGATTCGTCTTGAGTGCCTGGAAGTCGCGATTCTCATTCCGATTTAATGTGCATTTTCGATGCGCTGCAAACACGATCAACAGTGGTTGGTTCGCTTGAAGACGGAAGGTTTCAAGAGTGGTTTAATTGCGTTTGCGGTGCACATGGAATGCAAACCAGCATGCAAAGATAGTAGTAAAGTGTCGACGCGTCACGTTTGTAGACAAAATAAGAATTCCATCCATGAAGTTACACGACTTTAGAGTGTGTGATAATACGACTGATTTAtccataaaaatttgaattgtgCACGATACCACAAGCGACTCGGTAATTCCATGAAAttgaaagattattaatttctataagaAACTactgcattaattattatatactttttacaaaaattagctGCATGTAAATGACActtaaaaaaacgtagcaaggttatattgtttattaatgttGTTAGTTCAAGACCTTGCTGCAAATAAATACGTCTTGAATGTATTTATCTGCAGCAAGGTTTTTATcgatgtaataaaatacaattcacTGCGCTACGTACGGCTATAACCTGGCCATTgtgatagaaaatataaatgagcCTCTTTCGCGCAATGTAGGTATCTGTAACGGGTGTCCACGCACCTGGTTGATTCTCAGCGTAGCAAGGGTTTCTCTGCGACTGGTAACAGTCTTTCATGTACCGGATGTACTTCATGGGACAACAATGGTCAGGGCAGAAACTGTACAGGGCGCAGGCGTACGGTTTCGTGTCGTCTGCCCGTGGATCCTTGTTATGAACACCGTATTCATCAAGACAGTTGGCATGATTGTCACAGGGCTCGCCGAAGGTAGCTAAGTCCGGGACACCCAACATCGTGTACCAGCACATATAATAGCTGACGGTGGTGCGCCATTGGAAGCGTTCTGAAAACAGTATTTAACGATCTTTACCTGAGACtgaaataataactaatattatttctgttaaCTCATCTCGATTTATGTCAGAACTGAACGATTTGGTTTTTATGTATTGCAGCTTGAAAAATTCTTTGCGCGAAGAAATTGTTCGTAATAAATCGCGCTCGTTTTTATGTCATTATCCGAAGCGATATCTAATGCTATTATGCAAtccattatgtaaaaataccGTGTCTCTTTGATctgtttttaagaattaacTATAATCTAGCagatctaaataaatttatacgctacaataataattgtggTAATAAATTGTAGCAATATTTAAAGGaagcaaaattattgtaactgaattactttttaattgttcGGTAGAAATATTTGTGCGTATTGgattaatgcaaaaacatttGAGATTTATGTACTGCTAGTTTTTTACAGTTCATAGCTTtacataaaagatataatgtaAAGGTATTATGAAATTCATCAtcgaatcaaaatattataggaAGAGAATtctggaaaaattaattaaacagttatttgcagatttttattttttcaagctTTTGAGATATAAGGTTTAAAGCTGGcctaattacaaattacatttcgACTGTCGcgcgattaaataaaaatctacaaataacttttattttaacatttcgagaattttcttattatagtCTTAATTCGTGAATTCCGAAACACCCTGTAGATATCAGTACCTGGATCTAATTTCGAGGGAGTAAATGATACGATCAAGACTATCGCCTAGTTCGGTCATTCGATTGGAAAACGATTTAGCCGTTAGCATGTGCAAATCGAGCTTAATGTTCCGGCGTGATTAGGTATACTCGTGACGAATCGATGCACTTGCCGATTGGACCCTGAAACGGAACTGCGGTGATATTGTCCCGCCTTTGGGCTATCTGACAATCCCTTTGAGCGGCCAGAATCTGTTCGGAATTGTTCACAAGGTTCCACTTTTGCTCCCTCATGACCGTGATAGTGTCGTCCTCGCGCCTGAGGGCCGTAAGCCTAATGGTCCTTTCGAGATACTTGAGACACTCGACGAAACTCGCCTCACAATGCTTACGCACCTCCCAGTGCAGCGATCTTAAACCGGGTTTCGGGAATTCTTCGTACAGTCTGCTCTCAGCCTCCTCTGGGCTCTTGTAATACCGATGATCGTAGTCATGAAACTTGTGGGCGCGAATAAAATACGCCACGTCGCGGATCACCCGGTTCGTGTCCAAGCTAGAATCCGGCACGTTCGTCGCCTCCGGATCCACGTCGGGCACGTCGCTCACTCGTATGTTGTGGTCCATAACCTGTTCGGTCAGCGGCACCATTGGTATCTCCACCTTGTCCTCGTCCTCCGTCGTACTCAAATCGGTGACAGTGGACACGACGGTAGATTCGATCGTTGGAGGCAATGGTGTTGTGACGGTCGTTATTAGCGGTACACGAAATACgagaagagaaatataaataaaacgtaatatACATTTGGGGAACtccattttgaatttctactttttgtaaaaagactttgttttgtttttctacAAAGACAATTGTCtgcatcaaatttttattgatattttaatttatgtttcactgagatatttcttttcaaattcCTTTCAGATTCAGTTATTCCCCGGAGTCtcagtttattttttgaattctAAAAAGAATAGAAACGTCACATGTCGGGCTTGAAATGAGTATACTTTTTCTTCCTCGCGAATGAACGTGTCTCGAGTGAAATTGGCATTTCCTTCTCTGGTTGCATTGCTCGGAATGTCTGGTGAGCTCGGGTAGCGTGATGCATCCTATTACGTGGCACGCAGATGCGCGTTCAAATTACTCGAATTGCGAGGAAGAGGCCGTCTGTTCGTCTTCTTACTCGCGACGCTGAAAAGACGAAATGAGAAGAAGCGCGAGAAAAAGAACGAGGTACACGGAGAAAAAAGTTGTATTAAGCCGTATCTACTGTGT
Proteins encoded in this window:
- the LOC105836441 gene encoding uncharacterized protein LOC105836441, with translation MEFPKCILRFIYISLLVFRVPLITTVTTPLPPTIESTVVSTVTDLSTTEDEDKVEIPMVPLTEQVMDHNIRVSDVPDVDPEATNVPDSSLDTNRVIRDVAYFIRAHKFHDYDHRYYKSPEEAESRLYEEFPKPGLRSLHWEVRKHCEASFVECLKYLERTIRLTALRREDDTITVMREQKWNLVNNSEQILAAQRDCQIAQRRDNITAVPFQGPIERFQWRTTVSYYMCWYTMLGVPDLATFGEPCDNHANCLDEYGVHNKDPRADDTKPYACALYSFCPDHCCPMKYIRYMKDCYQSQRNPCYAENQPAHRKCTLNRNENRDFQALKTNQINVSCECHQRGYEWSSRFGLCVDVNECVRGTHNCTRNAGESCLNLPGRYVCVCQLGYIYNSKVGQCVYSQAINRVLKGYVKEPEPVKTRSLFTKIVQTITRSGSGYIRSDRISILFLCFIVSYKSICFLNLI